In one Lolium rigidum isolate FL_2022 chromosome 3, APGP_CSIRO_Lrig_0.1, whole genome shotgun sequence genomic region, the following are encoded:
- the LOC124701519 gene encoding uncharacterized protein LOC124701519 isoform X1, with the protein MMMAGDSEGFTQLLMRLSRPRFKLEPSIPIQGAETSARTSPSSLSSDSSVPVSDPWQADFEEDRVCSNEPIPDKQNDAPFPADSPYADIKRVPSIGALLETKFWFDSVQAQVYLQVLPTCDFLLDASPHGN; encoded by the exons ATGATGATGGCTGGAGACTCTGAGGGATTCACCCAGCTGCTCATGAG ATTGTCAAGGCCCAGGTTCAAATTGGAACCAAGCATTCCGATTCAGGGTGCCGAGACAAGCGCTCGCACTTCTCCGTCCAGCTTGAGTTCTGATTCCAGCGTGCCAGTTTCTGATCCATGGCAAGCCGATTTTGAGGAGGACAGAGTCTGCAGCAACGAGCCAATACCTGACAAGCAGAATGATGCACCATTTCCGGCTGATTCGCCATACGCCGACATCAAGCGAGTCCCCTCCATCGGAGCGCTCCTGGAAACAAAG TTCTGGTTTGATTCTGTCCAGGCCCAAGTATATTTGCAAGTTCTTCCTACCTGTGATTTTCTGCTTGATGCATCTCCACATGGGAACTGA
- the LOC124701519 gene encoding uncharacterized protein LOC124701519 isoform X2, with product MMMAGDSEGFTQLLMRLSRPRFKLEPSIPIQGAETSARTSPSSLSSDSSVPVSDPWQADFEEDRVCSNEPIPDKQNDAPFPADSPYADIKRVPSIGALLETKAQVYLQVLPTCDFLLDASPHGN from the exons ATGATGATGGCTGGAGACTCTGAGGGATTCACCCAGCTGCTCATGAG ATTGTCAAGGCCCAGGTTCAAATTGGAACCAAGCATTCCGATTCAGGGTGCCGAGACAAGCGCTCGCACTTCTCCGTCCAGCTTGAGTTCTGATTCCAGCGTGCCAGTTTCTGATCCATGGCAAGCCGATTTTGAGGAGGACAGAGTCTGCAGCAACGAGCCAATACCTGACAAGCAGAATGATGCACCATTTCCGGCTGATTCGCCATACGCCGACATCAAGCGAGTCCCCTCCATCGGAGCGCTCCTGGAAACAAAG GCCCAAGTATATTTGCAAGTTCTTCCTACCTGTGATTTTCTGCTTGATGCATCTCCACATGGGAACTGA